A window of Haliscomenobacter hydrossis DSM 1100 contains these coding sequences:
- a CDS encoding APC family permease — MNVSIDTMRKPQKIGWGSAAAVVVANMVGTGVFTSLGFQVDIVQNRYAILLLWALGGLNALLGAFAYAELGTHLRRSGGEYHYLSTLYHPFLGYLSGWISVTVGFGASVALTAMAMGFYMTPFLHQNPTFIAFISIVVLSLVHSFSIRQSSLVQNGLTILKVALIVLLIVAGWYLPPAAGESWQTGSNSPWIWDSAAFAVALVFVNYSYSGWNAAAYIVEEIRQPIRNLPRALIGGAAVVSVLYVLLQLSFLRQVPLEVLMKKVEVGHLAAESMFGATIGNWFSVIIALLLASSLSAMVWVGPRIIGSIAKDHENWRFFRTQNRHGIPVRAIWFQACISLVLILTGTFEQLLLYSGFILQLFNALTIAGVFILRYKFPELRGYRSPWFPWLQLIYLIISVWMLVFLLIDKPIESLLGLANLALGALTFFWGKKLSDFYPKSEIEVKNQQIRP, encoded by the coding sequence ATGAACGTGAGCATCGATACAATGCGGAAACCGCAAAAAATTGGCTGGGGCAGTGCGGCGGCAGTGGTAGTTGCCAACATGGTGGGGACGGGTGTGTTCACCAGTCTGGGTTTTCAGGTGGACATTGTACAAAATCGTTATGCCATTCTGCTTTTATGGGCCTTGGGAGGACTCAACGCACTTTTGGGTGCTTTTGCTTATGCGGAATTGGGCACCCATCTCCGGCGCTCAGGTGGAGAATACCACTACCTCAGCACGCTATATCATCCTTTTTTGGGTTACTTGTCTGGTTGGATATCGGTCACTGTGGGGTTTGGGGCTTCGGTTGCCCTCACGGCGATGGCGATGGGTTTTTACATGACCCCTTTTCTGCACCAAAATCCCACTTTCATTGCTTTTATTTCCATCGTGGTACTTTCGCTCGTTCATTCCTTTAGCATTCGACAGAGCAGTTTGGTACAAAACGGCTTGACCATACTCAAGGTCGCTTTGATTGTATTGTTGATCGTTGCAGGATGGTATCTGCCGCCTGCTGCTGGAGAGTCCTGGCAAACGGGGTCAAATAGCCCCTGGATTTGGGACTCTGCCGCATTCGCGGTCGCCCTGGTATTCGTCAATTACTCTTACTCGGGTTGGAATGCCGCAGCTTACATTGTTGAAGAAATTCGCCAACCCATTCGCAATTTACCCCGTGCGCTGATTGGCGGGGCAGCCGTAGTGAGTGTGCTTTATGTTTTGCTGCAACTTTCTTTTTTGCGGCAGGTACCACTGGAAGTTTTGATGAAAAAAGTGGAAGTGGGGCATTTGGCGGCGGAGTCGATGTTTGGAGCCACCATCGGCAACTGGTTTAGCGTGATCATTGCCTTGTTGCTGGCTTCCAGCTTGAGTGCCATGGTTTGGGTGGGGCCACGCATCATTGGTTCTATCGCCAAAGACCACGAAAATTGGCGTTTTTTTCGAACCCAAAACCGGCATGGCATCCCTGTTCGCGCGATTTGGTTTCAGGCGTGCATTAGTTTGGTGTTGATTCTAACGGGCACCTTTGAGCAACTGCTGCTGTACAGTGGATTCATTTTGCAATTGTTCAATGCCTTGACAATCGCCGGGGTTTTCATCTTACGGTATAAATTTCCAGAATTGCGGGGTTATCGCAGTCCGTGGTTCCCCTGGCTACAGCTGATCTATCTGATCATCAGTGTATGGATGCTGGTATTTTTGCTGATCGACAAACCGATTGAAAGCCTGCTGGGCCTTGC